One stretch of Hemibagrus wyckioides isolate EC202008001 linkage group LG01, SWU_Hwy_1.0, whole genome shotgun sequence DNA includes these proteins:
- the LOC131351719 gene encoding cyclic nucleotide-gated cation channel beta-3, producing the protein MFRTLKKLIRGPVLAPSPAITPDPSPTPASTAAPAPTPAPAPTPAPAPTPAPAPAPSIQPVKDEKPAVKENEAKKEEETPAPAPTPAPAAEPKLEEKPVKDQPPADEQEAQPCPPCPVVINTYSDAQLLKIVKQMRQRTQMFKEKVTDPYASSPEHSPPVTPVLRKKNFLKKQEEERKRKEEEERIKKEEEAKKAAAKAEEKKEKKEEKKDDKAKDEKKEGTEPGSKKLGSICPKIECTCIDLMLKPIEDSMDNVLGTSIDSFTDRRYITWLSLVTIAFSYNLWFIPVRMTFPYHTPTSIPVWFTVDVLADLIYIIDMIIFQPRLQFCKTGDIIYDRAAIKKNYRASPKFQHDLLSVIPLEILYIPFGFQSIFRINRIMRFEAFFEFSDRLEGIMTKAYIWRVIRTIGYLLFALHINSCLYYVASAYQGIGTTKWVYSGQGNAYLRCYYFAVRTLINIGGLPEPYTVFEITFQLANFFVGVFVFSSLIGQMRDVIGAATAGQTYFRASMDACVSYMVTNRIPKLVQHRVRTWYNYTWDSQGMLDESELLEQMPLVMRTAIAVDINLTTFQKIDLFKGCDNQMLVDMLLRLKSIVYLPGDYVCKKGDIGKEMYIIKAGEVQVVGGPDNKTVFVTLKAGCVFGEISLLQSSANGGNRRTANVAAHGFANLFVLDKKDLNDILIHYPESQKILARKGRKLMKAKGPATAKDEGEKKKGLELFRPKPPTPQMLRAFGRFNKKTFMEKLKISNAQ; encoded by the exons ATGTTTCGCACACTTAAGAAGCTGATCAGGGGTCCTGTGCTAGCTCCTTCACCAGCCATAACACCTGATCCTTCTCCAACACCAGCCTCTACAGCAGCTCCTGCACCTACCCCAGCACCTGCACCTACCCCAGCACCTGCACCTACCCCAGCACCTGCACCAGCTCCATCAATTCAGCCAGTTAAG GATGAAAAGCCTGCAGTCAAAGAAAATGAAGccaagaaagaagaagaaaccccTG CTCCAGCACCAACACCTGCACCTGCTGCTGAGCCAAAACTAGAAGAGAAGCCTGTAAAAGATCAGCCACCAGCTGATGA gcAAGAAGCACAGCCCTGTCCACCATGTCCAGTTGTAATAAACACATACTCTGATGCACAACTTCTAAAAATAGTAAAGCAGATGCGCCAACGTACACAAATGTTCAAAGAAAAAGTCACAGATCCCTATGCATCCTCACCTGAGCACAGCCCTCCTGTCA CACCTGTTTTGAGAAAAAAGAATTTCTTAAAAAagcaagaggaagagagaaaaagaaaagaagaggaggagaggattaaaaaggaggaggaggcaaagaaagcaGCAGCAAAAGccgaggaaaagaaagagaagaaggaagaaaaaaaagatgataaagCAAAAGATGAGAAGAAAGAAGGGACTGAACCAGGCTCAAAGAAATTAGGTTCTATTTGTCCAAAAATCGAATGCACCTGCATAGACTTAATGCTGAAACCGATTGAAGACAGCATGGATAATGTTTTGGGCACATCCATAGATTCTTTCACAG ATCGGCGCTACATCACTTGGCTTAGCCTGGTGACTATAGCTTTCAGCTACAACCTTTGGTTCATACCAGTCCGTATGACCTTCCCCTATCACACTCCCACCTCAATCCCTGTGTGGTTTACTGTAGATGTTCTAGCTGACCTCATCTACATCATCGACATGATCATTTTCCAGCCAAGGCTGCAGTTCTGCAAAACTGGAGATATCATA tatgACCGAGCTGCTATTAAGAAGAATTACAGAGCCTCCCCAAAATTTCAG CATGATCTGTTATCAGTCATACCCCTGGAAATCTTGTATATTCCATTTGGATTCCAGTCTATTTTCAGGATTAATCGCATCATGAGG TTTGAGGCTTTTTTTGAGTTCAGTGATCGACTTGAGGGTATCATGACAAAGGCGTACATCTGGAG aGTAATTCGCACCATTGGGTATCTACTGTTCGCACTTCATATCAACTCGTGCCTTTACTATGTGGCATCTGCTTACCAAGGCATTGGAACAACCAAATGGGTCTACAGTGGACAAGGCAATGC GTACTTGCGCTGTTACTATTTTGCTGTGCGGACTCTGATCAACATTGGTGGATTACCTGAGCCTTACACTGTTTTTGAGATCACATTTCAGTTGGCAAacttttttgttggtgtttttgtCTTCTCAAGTTTAATTGGACAG ATGAGGGACGTCATTGGGGCTGCCACTGCTGGTCAGACATACTTCCGTGCCTCTATGGATGCATGTGTATCCTATATGGTGACAAATCGTATTCCAAAGCTGGTACAACACAGAGTCCGTACATGGTACAACTACACCTGGGACTCACAGGGTATGCTGG ATGAGTCAGAGTTGCTGGAACAAATGCCACTGGTAATGAGAACAGCCATCGCTGTAGACATCAACCTCACCACTTTCCAGAAGATCGACCTGTTTAAG GGATGTGATAACCAGATGCTTGTGGACATGTTGCTAAGGCTAAAGTCTATAGTGTATCTGCCAGGAGATTATGTGTGTAAGAAG GGTGACATTGGTAAAGAGATGTACATCATCAAAGCTGGAGAGGTGCAGGTTGTTGGTGGGCCTGACAACAAGACAGTTTTTGTGACACTGAAGGCAGGCTGTGTGTTCGGGGAGATCAG TCTTCTGCAGTCTTCAGCAAATGGAGGCAACAGGAGAACAGCTAACGTGGCAGCTCATGGATTCGCTAACCTCTTTGTGCTGGATAAGAAAGACCTCAATGACATCCTAATTCACTACCCAGAATCCCAGAAAATTCTGGCCAGGAAAGGAAG GAAACTAATGAAGGCCAAGGGTCCAGCGACAGCTAAAGATGaaggggagaaaaagaaaggccTGGAGTTGTTTAGACCCAAACCTCCCACTCCTCAAATGCTACGGGCATTTGGAAggttcaacaaaaaaacatttatggaAAAACTCAAG ATCTCAAATGCACAATAA